A genomic region of Denticeps clupeoides chromosome 9, fDenClu1.1, whole genome shotgun sequence contains the following coding sequences:
- the LOC114796616 gene encoding E3 ubiquitin-protein ligase ubr3 isoform X7, translated as MAASTQRRDKKTTAALLKTELARTDNSSGVRGLQELLDAVLSPEESAADAEALDWCKHLLAGGDSFEDFCKTVRSYDNAALCGLVWTANFVAYRCRTCGISPCMSLCAECFNHGDHTGHDFNMFRSQAGGACDCGDSNVMRESGFCRRHRLKTGEDVPSVPRELLLMSEMVLPRFIICIIQHLRDGYAEPDGSSERDLQKVLQQLELHISFLEELTKMGGAMRTVLTKILTNQQTFRELSMGQEENVYAKRNYEKYLSALRSSGLASVEEKGASADSGSGGGAAALGSLGATAAASPDPSSKEEDQYGGQNVGQRKRVKLTSSTKDPSIMDTLKHKCFLEELLFWTIKYEFPQKMVTFLLNMLPDQDYKITFTKTFVQHYAFIMKTLMKSHESDTMSNRIVHISVQLFSNEELARHVTEECQLLDVMVTVLLYMMESCLIRSELQGQGDEENSHHVVVNCGEALLKNNTYWPLVSDFINILSHQSVAKRFLEDHSLLMLWMSFVSFFQGMNLNKRELNEHVEFESQTYYAAFAAELEACAQPMWGLLTHCKVKETQDYTKTVVRYCLDALQIWFDNIGFVDEPAPNQVTFHLPLHRYYAMFLSKGVKCQGLDLDSLLPDQETLMKIMVHPLQIQASLSEIHSNMWVRNGLQIKGQAMTYVQSHFCNSMIDPDIYLLQVCASQLDPDYFISSVFERFKVVDLLTMASQHQNNALDSEQERPMLEGALTFLVILCSLRLHLGMSDDEILRAEMVSQLCMNDRTHSALLDLIPENPNPKSGIVPGSCSFEEMLSAVADFKAPVFEPGGSMQQGMYTPKAEVWEKEFDPIMVILRTVYRRDVQSAMDRYSAFLKQSGLHSGNPWPPYKERTALHPCYEGLVRLLHCKTLHIVIFTLLYKIWMDHQNMSEHVLCMVLYLIELGLDSQVQDGPGEEVPCIEENCHDSWFPSTNLLANLHHVINYVRVRVPETAPEVKREPPPSTSEDTSTFSQNLREAQVFSLVAERRKKFQEIINRSSREASQAVRPKSSASRWLPPGTQPQLVTEILEIRESMLSLLVKLHQKLSARQNSLSDVWLEQPHAERLAHGDGITAIERILAKAATRSRQSKRCIQEICGKVCPPVPPKKSSPSDKKTMDKEERRQRARERQQKLLAEFASRQKSFMETAMDVESPEADTAMDLGASEQPDCEVLYDCVICGQSGSSTDDRPFGLVVLLQASSVLGHRSRNDQPKRLPTSDEEHIYPEDTCGAACDVRLTLLQRFFKESSCLQSVSIGWDGGVYVQTCGHTLHIDCHKSYMESLRNDQVLQGFSVDKGEFTCPLCRQFANSVLPCRPGQVTEAGAWHAPCHKPAHVLVKEVEDLQDQLGIFPVSFTTETNLSKEMESVIKDIKNTTQKKYMDYGRNPGSPDNDFLFMYSVARTNLELELVHRGGNLCCGGASAAAKRSCLNQLFHVLAMHMRLYSIDSAYNPWTRLTQVTHSRESECGDDRPEVPMLFRDVPSLLIIFVLTMPQPLRKEHFTCVVKVLYPLLYTQALAALSIKFTPEERRAWLASGAHQKQSGFNTETSWEALLSHLVSELSAAKTLYEVKAEEGSTLSSTVWTPQSIELTLQQFCLPYLRLSCLLQHHLYGDGLTGCLNEEEFSVLSACLGLVSPAAQPGSQVSSASCLEWPVNPFALLSQWCSEVTSLPESQAEQTVTLVVQDPRWEAPRLLHLPDNYNTIFQYYHRKACTACSKVPKDPALCLVCGAFVCLKGACCKQQGICECVLHSQHCGAATGIFLLINASVIIIIRGHRFCLWGSVYLDAHGEEDRDLRRGKPLFLCEERYRVLEQQWVSHTFDHINKRWGPHYNGL; from the exons ATGGCGGCGTCGACGCAGCGCCGGGACAAGAAGACGACGGCCGCGCTGCTGAAGACGGAGCTGGCCCGGACTGACAACAGCTCCGGCGTCCGGGGGCTCCAGGAGCTCCTCGACGCCGTCCTCAGCCCCGAGGAGTCCGCGGCGGACGCCGAGGCCCTGGACTGGTGCAAGCACCTGCTGGCGGGAGGGGACAGCTTCGAGGACTTCTGCAAGACGGTCCGCTCGTACGACAACGCCGCCCTGTGCGGCCTGGTGTGGACCGCCAACTTCGTGGCGTACCGCTGCCGGACGTGCGGCATCTCGCCGTGCATGTCGCTGTGCGCCGAGTGCTTCAACCACGGCGACCACACGGGCCACGACTTCAACATGTTCCGGAGCCAGGCCGGCGGGGCCTGCGACTGCGGGGACAGTAATGTCATGCGGGAGAGCGG GTTCTGTCGGCGGCACCGATTAAAGACCGGCGAGGACGTCCCTTCAGTCCCGAgggagctgctgctgatgtcGGAGATGGTCCTTCCGCGCTTCATCATCTGCATCATACAGCACCTGAGGGACGGCTACGCCGAGCCAG ATGGATCATCTGAGCGGGATCTGCAGAAGGTACTTCAACAGCTGGAGCTCCACATCTCCTTTCTAGAAGAGCTGACTAAGATGGGCGGGGCCATGAGAACCGTCCTGACCAAGAtcctgaccaatcagcagacgTTCAGAGAACTGAGCATGG GCCAGGAAGAGAACGTGTATGCAAAGAGGAACTATGAGAAGTACCTGTCGGCTCTGAGGAGCTCTGGATTGGCCTCCGTGGAGGAGAAGGGGGCGTCGGCTGACAGCGGCTCAGGGGGCGGAGCCGCGGCCCTCGGCTCACTGG GAGCCACCGCTGCAGCCAGCCCAGATCCTTCCAGCAAGGAG GAGGACCAGTACGGCGGCCAGAACGTCGGCCAGAGGAAGAGGGTGAAGCTGACCAGCAGTACCAAAG ATCCGTCCATTATGGACACTCTGAAGCATAAGTGTTTTTTAGAGGAACTGCTCTTCTGGACGATAAAGTATGAGTTTCCTCAGAAGATGGTCACTTTTTTACTCAACATGTTACCTGACCAAGACTACAAG ATCACCTTCACTAAAACATTTGTTCAGCATTACGCGTTCATCATGAAGACCCTGATGAAGAGTCACGAGTCCGACACCATGTCCAATCGCATCGTCCACATCAGCGTTCAGCTTTTCAGCAACGAGGAGCTGGCGCGCCACGTCACCGAGGAGTGCCAGCTGCTCGACGTCATGGTCACCGTCCTGCTGTACATGATGGAGAGCTGCCTTATTCGGAGTGAGCTCCAAGGTCAGGGAG ACGAAGAGAACAGCCACCACGTGGTGGTCAACTGCGGCGAGGCTCTTCTCAAGAACAACACCTACTGGCCTTTAGTTAGcgattttattaatattctctCACACCAAAGTGTAGCAAAGAGGTTCCTGGAGGACCACTCCCTGCTCATGCTGTGGATGAGCTTCGTGTCCTTCTTTCAAG GGATGAACCTGAACAAGCGGGAGCTGAACGAGCACGTGGAGTTCGAGTCGCAGACGTACTACGCAGCATTCGCCGCCGAGCTGGAGGCCTGCGCCCAGCCCATGTGGGGTCTGCTGACGCACTGCAAAGTCAAA GAAACGCAGGATTACACAAAAACCGTAGTTCGCTACTGCCTGGATGCTCTGCAGATTTGGTTCGACAACATCGGCTTTGTGGACGAg CCGGCGCCCAATCAGGTGACGTTTCACCTACCGCTCCACCGCTATTATGCCATGTTTCTCAGCAAG GGGGTGAAGTGCCAAGGGCTGGACCTGGATAGTCTGCTCCCAGATCAAGAGACGCTGATGAAGATCATGGTCCACCCACTTCAGATTCAG gCAAGTCTGTCTGAGATCCACAGTAACATGTGGGTGAGAAACGGCTTGCAGATTAAAGGACAGGCAATGACCTACGTCCAGTCCCACTTCTGCAACTCCATGATTGACCCAGACATCTACCTGCTGCAG GTCTGTGCCTCTCAGCTGGATCCAGATTACTTCATTTCGTCAGTGTTTGAAAG GTTTAAAGTTGTGGATTTGCTGACCATGGCCTCTCAGCACCAGAACAACGCGCTGGACTCTGAGCAGGAGCGGCCCATGCTGGAGGGAGCCCTCACCTTCCTCGTCATACTGTGCAGCCTTCGCCTGCACCTGG GTATGTCCGATGACGAGATCCTCCGAGCTGAGATGGTTTCCCAGCTGTGCATGAATGACCGCACCCACAGTGCCCTTCTTGACCTT ATACCGGAGAACCCCAACCCCAAGAGCGGCATTGTGCCAGGCAGTTGCAGCTTTGAGGAGATGCTGTCGGCTGTAGCGGATTTTAAAGCACCCGTGTTCGAGCCCGGGGGCTCCATGCAGCAGGGAATGTACACACCGAAAG CTGAAGTTTGGGAGAAGGAGTTCGACCCCATCATGGTGATTCTGCGCACGGTGTATCGGAGGGACGTGCAGTCGGCCATGGACCGATACTCTGCATT TTTAAAGCAATCTGGACTTCACTCCGGGAACCCGTGGCCGCCTTACAAAGAGCGGACGGCTCTCCACCCGTGCTACGAGGGCTTGGTCCGGCTGCTGCACTGCAAGACGCTGCACATCGTCATTTTCACCCTGCTTTACAAG ATCTGGATGGACCATCAGAACATGTCTGAACACGTGCTGTGCATGGTGCTGTACCTGATAGAACTTGGCCTGGACAGCCAGGTGCAGGATGGGCCTGGTGAGGAG GTACCCTGCATTGAGGAGAACTGCCATGACAGCTGGTTCCCCAGCACCAACCTCCTCGCCAACCTTCACCACGTCATCAACTACGTGCGGGTGAGGGTCCCTGAGACGGCCCCCGAGGTGAAACGAGAACCTCCACCAAGCACCAGTGAAGACACCTCCACGTTCAGCCAG aacctGAGGGAAGCCCAAGTCTTCAGTTTGGTtgcagagaggaggaagaagttCCAGGAGATCATCAACCGCAGCAGTCGGGAGGCCAGCCAGGCAGTGCGGCCCAAGAGCTCAGCCTCTCGCTGGCTCCCGCCCGGCACACAGCCCCAGCTGGTGACCGAGATCCTGGAGATCCGCGAGAGCATGCTGTCTCTTCTGGTCAAGCTCCACCAGAAGCTGTCGGCCAGACAGAACTCTCTGTCGGACGTCTGGCTGGAGCAGCCCCACGCTGAGCGCCTGGCCCACGGTGACGGCATCACCGCCATCGAACGCATCCTGGCCAAAGCTGCCACCCGGAGTCGCCAGAGCAAGCGCTGCATCCAGGAGATCTGCGGCAAGGTGTGTCCACCAGTTCCCCCCAAAAAGAGCAGCCCCTCTGACAAGAAGACCATGGATAAGGAAGAGAG ACGCCAGAGGGCTCGGGAGCGACAGCAGAAGCTCCTGGCCGAGTTCGCCTCCAGGCAGAAGAGCTTCATGGAGACGGCCATGGACGTGG AGTCGCCAGAAGCAGACACCGCCATGGACCTGGGCGCGTCGGAGCAGCCCGACTGCGAGGTTCTGTACGACTGCGTCATCTGTGGCCAGAGCGGATCCTCCACCGACGACAGGCCGTTTGGACTGGTGGTCCTGCTTCAGGCCTCCTCAG TGCTGGGCCACCGGAGCAGGAATGACCAGCCCAAGCGGCTGCCCACCAGCGACGAGGAGCACATCTACCCCGAGGACACATGCGGCGCCGCCTGCGACGTCAGACTGACGCTGCTGCAACGATTCTTTAAAGAA AGCTCGTGTCTGCAGTCAGTGTCCATTGGTTGGGATGGAGGGGTGTACGTACAGACCTGCGGACACACCCTTCACATAGACTGCCATAAATCCTACATGGAGTCCCTACGG AATGACCAGGTGCTGCAGGGCTTCTCTGTGGATAAGGGCGAGTTCACCTGTCCCCTCTGCCGACAGTTTGCCAACAGCGTGCTGCCCTGCCGGCCCGGCCAGGTGACGGAGGCGGGCGCCTGGCACGCGCCCTGCCACAAGCCCGCCCACGTTCTggtgaaggaggtggaggacctGCAGGATCAGCTGGGGATTTTCCCAGTAAGCTTCACT aCCGAGACCAACCTGAGTAAAGAGATGGAGTCGGTGATAAAGGACATTAAAAACACTACACAGAAGAAATACATGGACTATGGCAGGAATCCCGGCTCTCCCGACAATGACTTCCTCTTCATGTATTCAGTGGCCAG GACCAacctggagctggagctggtcCATCGAGGAGGAAACCTGTGCTGCGGCGGAGCCAGCGCCGCTGCCAAACGCTCCTGTCTGA ATCAGCTGTTCCATGTGTTGGCCATGCACATGCGGCTGTACAGCATCGACTCGGCGTACAACCCGTGGACCCGCCTGACGCAGGTCACACACAGCCGGGAGTCCGA GTGTGGTGATGATCGTCCAGAGGTGCCCATGCTTTTCAGAGACGTGCCCTCCCTCCTCATCATCTTCGTCCTCACCATGCCACAGCCTCTGCGCAAAG AGCACTTTACTTGCGTGGTGAAAGTGTTGTACCCGCTGCTGTACACTCAGGCGCTGGCTGCGCTCTCCATTAAATTCACTCCCGAGGAGAGACGGGCGTGGCTCGCGTCCGGGGCTCACCAAAAG CAGAGTGGCTTCAACACCGAGACGTCATGGGAAGCGCTCCTCAGCCACCTGGTCAGCGAGCTCTCGGCAGCAAAAACTTTATACGAGGTCAAGGCCGAGGAGGGATCCACG CTGAGCTCCACGGTGTGGACTCCACAGTCTATAGAGTTGACCCTGCAGCAGTTCTGCCTGCCTTACCTGCGCCTGTCCTGCCTGCTGCAGCACCACCTTTATGGAGACGGTCTCACAGGCTGCCTG AACGAGGAGGAGTTCTCGGTGTTGTCCGCTTGTCTTGGCCTGGTGTCCCCTGCAGCGCAGCCCGGCAGCCAAGTGAGCAGCGCGTCCTGCCTGGAGTGGCCGGTCAACCCCTTCGCCCTGCTGTCCCAGTGGTGCTCCGAGGTGACCAGCCTCCCGGAGTCCCAGGCGGAGCAGACGGTG actCTGGTGGTCCAGGATCCCCGGTGGGAAGCTCCCCGCCTGCTCCACCTGCCAGACAACTACAACACCATCTTCCAGTACTACCACCGCAAGGCCTGCACCGCCTGCAGCAAGGTGCCTAAAGACCCCGCCCTCTGCCTTGTCTGCGGGGCCTTCGTCTGCCTCAAGGGGGCGTGCTGCAAGCAACAGGGCATCTGCGAATGTGTTCTT CACTCTCAGCACTGTGGAGCCGCCACGGGGATCTTCCTCCTGATCAACGCCTCGGTTATCATCATCATCCGAGGCCATCGCTTCTGCTTGTGGGGGTCCGTGTACTTGGATGCCCATGGAGAAGAGGACCGAGACCTCCG GAGAGGCAAGCCTCTGTTCCTTTGTGAGGAGCGATATCGCGTGCTGGAGCAGCAGTGGGTCTCACACACCTTCGACCATATCAACAAGCGCTGGGGTCCACACTACAATGGACTTTGA
- the LOC114796616 gene encoding E3 ubiquitin-protein ligase ubr3 isoform X6: MAASTQRRDKKTTAALLKTELARTDNSSGVRGLQELLDAVLSPEESAADAEALDWCKHLLAGGDSFEDFCKTVRSYDNAALCGLVWTANFVAYRCRTCGISPCMSLCAECFNHGDHTGHDFNMFRSQAGGACDCGDSNVMRESGFCRRHRLKTGEDVPSVPRELLLMSEMVLPRFIICIIQHLRDGYAEPDGSSERDLQKVLQQLELHISFLEELTKMGGAMRTVLTKILTNQQTFRELSMGQEENVYAKRNYEKYLSALRSSGLASVEEKGASADSGSGGGAAALGSLGATAAASPDPSSKEEDQYGGQNVGQRKRVKLTSSTKDPSIMDTLKHKCFLEELLFWTIKYEFPQKMVTFLLNMLPDQDYKITFTKTFVQHYAFIMKTLMKSHESDTMSNRIVHISVQLFSNEELARHVTEECQLLDVMVTVLLYMMESCLIRSELQDEENSHHVVVNCGEALLKNNTYWPLVSDFINILSHQSVAKRFLEDHSLLMLWMSFVSFFQGMNLNKRELNEHVEFESQTYYAAFAAELEACAQPMWGLLTHCKVKETQDYTKTVVRYCLDALQIWFDNIGFVDEPAPNQVTFHLPLHRYYAMFLSKGVKCQGLDLDSLLPDQETLMKIMVHPLQIQASLSEIHSNMWVRNGLQIKGQAMTYVQSHFCNSMIDPDIYLLQVCASQLDPDYFISSVFERFKVVDLLTMASQHQNNALDSEQERPMLEGALTFLVILCSLRLHLGMSDDEILRAEMVSQLCMNDRTHSALLDLIPENPNPKSGIVPGSCSFEEMLSAVADFKAPVFEPGGSMQQGMYTPKAEVWEKEFDPIMVILRTVYRRDVQSAMDRYSAFLKQSGLHSGNPWPPYKERTALHPCYEGLVRLLHCKTLHIVIFTLLYKIWMDHQNMSEHVLCMVLYLIELGLDSQVQDGPGEEVPCIEENCHDSWFPSTNLLANLHHVINYVRVRVPETAPEVKREPPPSTSEDTSTFSQSSRRLSGNWRENLREAQVFSLVAERRKKFQEIINRSSREASQAVRPKSSASRWLPPGTQPQLVTEILEIRESMLSLLVKLHQKLSARQNSLSDVWLEQPHAERLAHGDGITAIERILAKAATRSRQSKRCIQEICGKVCPPVPPKKSSPSDKKTMDKEERRQRARERQQKLLAEFASRQKSFMETAMDVESPEADTAMDLGASEQPDCEVLYDCVICGQSGSSTDDRPFGLVVLLQASSVLGHRSRNDQPKRLPTSDEEHIYPEDTCGAACDVRLTLLQRFFKESSCLQSVSIGWDGGVYVQTCGHTLHIDCHKSYMESLRNDQVLQGFSVDKGEFTCPLCRQFANSVLPCRPGQVTEAGAWHAPCHKPAHVLVKEVEDLQDQLGIFPTETNLSKEMESVIKDIKNTTQKKYMDYGRNPGSPDNDFLFMYSVARTNLELELVHRGGNLCCGGASAAAKRSCLNQLFHVLAMHMRLYSIDSAYNPWTRLTQVTHSRESECGDDRPEVPMLFRDVPSLLIIFVLTMPQPLRKEHFTCVVKVLYPLLYTQALAALSIKFTPEERRAWLASGAHQKSGFNTETSWEALLSHLVSELSAAKTLYEVKAEEGSTLSSTVWTPQSIELTLQQFCLPYLRLSCLLQHHLYGDGLTGCLNEEEFSVLSACLGLVSPAAQPGSQVSSASCLEWPVNPFALLSQWCSEVTSLPESQAEQTVTLVVQDPRWEAPRLLHLPDNYNTIFQYYHRKACTACSKVPKDPALCLVCGAFVCLKGACCKQQGICECVLHSQHCGAATGIFLLINASVIIIIRGHRFCLWGSVYLDAHGEEDRDLRRGKPLFLCEERYRVLEQQWVSHTFDHINKRWGPHYNGL, from the exons ATGGCGGCGTCGACGCAGCGCCGGGACAAGAAGACGACGGCCGCGCTGCTGAAGACGGAGCTGGCCCGGACTGACAACAGCTCCGGCGTCCGGGGGCTCCAGGAGCTCCTCGACGCCGTCCTCAGCCCCGAGGAGTCCGCGGCGGACGCCGAGGCCCTGGACTGGTGCAAGCACCTGCTGGCGGGAGGGGACAGCTTCGAGGACTTCTGCAAGACGGTCCGCTCGTACGACAACGCCGCCCTGTGCGGCCTGGTGTGGACCGCCAACTTCGTGGCGTACCGCTGCCGGACGTGCGGCATCTCGCCGTGCATGTCGCTGTGCGCCGAGTGCTTCAACCACGGCGACCACACGGGCCACGACTTCAACATGTTCCGGAGCCAGGCCGGCGGGGCCTGCGACTGCGGGGACAGTAATGTCATGCGGGAGAGCGG GTTCTGTCGGCGGCACCGATTAAAGACCGGCGAGGACGTCCCTTCAGTCCCGAgggagctgctgctgatgtcGGAGATGGTCCTTCCGCGCTTCATCATCTGCATCATACAGCACCTGAGGGACGGCTACGCCGAGCCAG ATGGATCATCTGAGCGGGATCTGCAGAAGGTACTTCAACAGCTGGAGCTCCACATCTCCTTTCTAGAAGAGCTGACTAAGATGGGCGGGGCCATGAGAACCGTCCTGACCAAGAtcctgaccaatcagcagacgTTCAGAGAACTGAGCATGG GCCAGGAAGAGAACGTGTATGCAAAGAGGAACTATGAGAAGTACCTGTCGGCTCTGAGGAGCTCTGGATTGGCCTCCGTGGAGGAGAAGGGGGCGTCGGCTGACAGCGGCTCAGGGGGCGGAGCCGCGGCCCTCGGCTCACTGG GAGCCACCGCTGCAGCCAGCCCAGATCCTTCCAGCAAGGAG GAGGACCAGTACGGCGGCCAGAACGTCGGCCAGAGGAAGAGGGTGAAGCTGACCAGCAGTACCAAAG ATCCGTCCATTATGGACACTCTGAAGCATAAGTGTTTTTTAGAGGAACTGCTCTTCTGGACGATAAAGTATGAGTTTCCTCAGAAGATGGTCACTTTTTTACTCAACATGTTACCTGACCAAGACTACAAG ATCACCTTCACTAAAACATTTGTTCAGCATTACGCGTTCATCATGAAGACCCTGATGAAGAGTCACGAGTCCGACACCATGTCCAATCGCATCGTCCACATCAGCGTTCAGCTTTTCAGCAACGAGGAGCTGGCGCGCCACGTCACCGAGGAGTGCCAGCTGCTCGACGTCATGGTCACCGTCCTGCTGTACATGATGGAGAGCTGCCTTATTCGGAGTGAGCTCCAAG ACGAAGAGAACAGCCACCACGTGGTGGTCAACTGCGGCGAGGCTCTTCTCAAGAACAACACCTACTGGCCTTTAGTTAGcgattttattaatattctctCACACCAAAGTGTAGCAAAGAGGTTCCTGGAGGACCACTCCCTGCTCATGCTGTGGATGAGCTTCGTGTCCTTCTTTCAAG GGATGAACCTGAACAAGCGGGAGCTGAACGAGCACGTGGAGTTCGAGTCGCAGACGTACTACGCAGCATTCGCCGCCGAGCTGGAGGCCTGCGCCCAGCCCATGTGGGGTCTGCTGACGCACTGCAAAGTCAAA GAAACGCAGGATTACACAAAAACCGTAGTTCGCTACTGCCTGGATGCTCTGCAGATTTGGTTCGACAACATCGGCTTTGTGGACGAg CCGGCGCCCAATCAGGTGACGTTTCACCTACCGCTCCACCGCTATTATGCCATGTTTCTCAGCAAG GGGGTGAAGTGCCAAGGGCTGGACCTGGATAGTCTGCTCCCAGATCAAGAGACGCTGATGAAGATCATGGTCCACCCACTTCAGATTCAG gCAAGTCTGTCTGAGATCCACAGTAACATGTGGGTGAGAAACGGCTTGCAGATTAAAGGACAGGCAATGACCTACGTCCAGTCCCACTTCTGCAACTCCATGATTGACCCAGACATCTACCTGCTGCAG GTCTGTGCCTCTCAGCTGGATCCAGATTACTTCATTTCGTCAGTGTTTGAAAG GTTTAAAGTTGTGGATTTGCTGACCATGGCCTCTCAGCACCAGAACAACGCGCTGGACTCTGAGCAGGAGCGGCCCATGCTGGAGGGAGCCCTCACCTTCCTCGTCATACTGTGCAGCCTTCGCCTGCACCTGG GTATGTCCGATGACGAGATCCTCCGAGCTGAGATGGTTTCCCAGCTGTGCATGAATGACCGCACCCACAGTGCCCTTCTTGACCTT ATACCGGAGAACCCCAACCCCAAGAGCGGCATTGTGCCAGGCAGTTGCAGCTTTGAGGAGATGCTGTCGGCTGTAGCGGATTTTAAAGCACCCGTGTTCGAGCCCGGGGGCTCCATGCAGCAGGGAATGTACACACCGAAAG CTGAAGTTTGGGAGAAGGAGTTCGACCCCATCATGGTGATTCTGCGCACGGTGTATCGGAGGGACGTGCAGTCGGCCATGGACCGATACTCTGCATT TTTAAAGCAATCTGGACTTCACTCCGGGAACCCGTGGCCGCCTTACAAAGAGCGGACGGCTCTCCACCCGTGCTACGAGGGCTTGGTCCGGCTGCTGCACTGCAAGACGCTGCACATCGTCATTTTCACCCTGCTTTACAAG ATCTGGATGGACCATCAGAACATGTCTGAACACGTGCTGTGCATGGTGCTGTACCTGATAGAACTTGGCCTGGACAGCCAGGTGCAGGATGGGCCTGGTGAGGAG GTACCCTGCATTGAGGAGAACTGCCATGACAGCTGGTTCCCCAGCACCAACCTCCTCGCCAACCTTCACCACGTCATCAACTACGTGCGGGTGAGGGTCCCTGAGACGGCCCCCGAGGTGAAACGAGAACCTCCACCAAGCACCAGTGAAGACACCTCCACGTTCAGCCAG agcTCCAGGCGCCTGTCGGGGAATTGGAGAGAG aacctGAGGGAAGCCCAAGTCTTCAGTTTGGTtgcagagaggaggaagaagttCCAGGAGATCATCAACCGCAGCAGTCGGGAGGCCAGCCAGGCAGTGCGGCCCAAGAGCTCAGCCTCTCGCTGGCTCCCGCCCGGCACACAGCCCCAGCTGGTGACCGAGATCCTGGAGATCCGCGAGAGCATGCTGTCTCTTCTGGTCAAGCTCCACCAGAAGCTGTCGGCCAGACAGAACTCTCTGTCGGACGTCTGGCTGGAGCAGCCCCACGCTGAGCGCCTGGCCCACGGTGACGGCATCACCGCCATCGAACGCATCCTGGCCAAAGCTGCCACCCGGAGTCGCCAGAGCAAGCGCTGCATCCAGGAGATCTGCGGCAAGGTGTGTCCACCAGTTCCCCCCAAAAAGAGCAGCCCCTCTGACAAGAAGACCATGGATAAGGAAGAGAG ACGCCAGAGGGCTCGGGAGCGACAGCAGAAGCTCCTGGCCGAGTTCGCCTCCAGGCAGAAGAGCTTCATGGAGACGGCCATGGACGTGG AGTCGCCAGAAGCAGACACCGCCATGGACCTGGGCGCGTCGGAGCAGCCCGACTGCGAGGTTCTGTACGACTGCGTCATCTGTGGCCAGAGCGGATCCTCCACCGACGACAGGCCGTTTGGACTGGTGGTCCTGCTTCAGGCCTCCTCAG TGCTGGGCCACCGGAGCAGGAATGACCAGCCCAAGCGGCTGCCCACCAGCGACGAGGAGCACATCTACCCCGAGGACACATGCGGCGCCGCCTGCGACGTCAGACTGACGCTGCTGCAACGATTCTTTAAAGAA AGCTCGTGTCTGCAGTCAGTGTCCATTGGTTGGGATGGAGGGGTGTACGTACAGACCTGCGGACACACCCTTCACATAGACTGCCATAAATCCTACATGGAGTCCCTACGG AATGACCAGGTGCTGCAGGGCTTCTCTGTGGATAAGGGCGAGTTCACCTGTCCCCTCTGCCGACAGTTTGCCAACAGCGTGCTGCCCTGCCGGCCCGGCCAGGTGACGGAGGCGGGCGCCTGGCACGCGCCCTGCCACAAGCCCGCCCACGTTCTggtgaaggaggtggaggacctGCAGGATCAGCTGGGGATTTTCCCA aCCGAGACCAACCTGAGTAAAGAGATGGAGTCGGTGATAAAGGACATTAAAAACACTACACAGAAGAAATACATGGACTATGGCAGGAATCCCGGCTCTCCCGACAATGACTTCCTCTTCATGTATTCAGTGGCCAG GACCAacctggagctggagctggtcCATCGAGGAGGAAACCTGTGCTGCGGCGGAGCCAGCGCCGCTGCCAAACGCTCCTGTCTGA ATCAGCTGTTCCATGTGTTGGCCATGCACATGCGGCTGTACAGCATCGACTCGGCGTACAACCCGTGGACCCGCCTGACGCAGGTCACACACAGCCGGGAGTCCGA GTGTGGTGATGATCGTCCAGAGGTGCCCATGCTTTTCAGAGACGTGCCCTCCCTCCTCATCATCTTCGTCCTCACCATGCCACAGCCTCTGCGCAAAG AGCACTTTACTTGCGTGGTGAAAGTGTTGTACCCGCTGCTGTACACTCAGGCGCTGGCTGCGCTCTCCATTAAATTCACTCCCGAGGAGAGACGGGCGTGGCTCGCGTCCGGGGCTCACCAAAAG AGTGGCTTCAACACCGAGACGTCATGGGAAGCGCTCCTCAGCCACCTGGTCAGCGAGCTCTCGGCAGCAAAAACTTTATACGAGGTCAAGGCCGAGGAGGGATCCACG CTGAGCTCCACGGTGTGGACTCCACAGTCTATAGAGTTGACCCTGCAGCAGTTCTGCCTGCCTTACCTGCGCCTGTCCTGCCTGCTGCAGCACCACCTTTATGGAGACGGTCTCACAGGCTGCCTG AACGAGGAGGAGTTCTCGGTGTTGTCCGCTTGTCTTGGCCTGGTGTCCCCTGCAGCGCAGCCCGGCAGCCAAGTGAGCAGCGCGTCCTGCCTGGAGTGGCCGGTCAACCCCTTCGCCCTGCTGTCCCAGTGGTGCTCCGAGGTGACCAGCCTCCCGGAGTCCCAGGCGGAGCAGACGGTG actCTGGTGGTCCAGGATCCCCGGTGGGAAGCTCCCCGCCTGCTCCACCTGCCAGACAACTACAACACCATCTTCCAGTACTACCACCGCAAGGCCTGCACCGCCTGCAGCAAGGTGCCTAAAGACCCCGCCCTCTGCCTTGTCTGCGGGGCCTTCGTCTGCCTCAAGGGGGCGTGCTGCAAGCAACAGGGCATCTGCGAATGTGTTCTT CACTCTCAGCACTGTGGAGCCGCCACGGGGATCTTCCTCCTGATCAACGCCTCGGTTATCATCATCATCCGAGGCCATCGCTTCTGCTTGTGGGGGTCCGTGTACTTGGATGCCCATGGAGAAGAGGACCGAGACCTCCG GAGAGGCAAGCCTCTGTTCCTTTGTGAGGAGCGATATCGCGTGCTGGAGCAGCAGTGGGTCTCACACACCTTCGACCATATCAACAAGCGCTGGGGTCCACACTACAATGGACTTTGA